aacagccaGGAGTTTTGACTGACAGTTTGTATTATTGTGCTCATTCTAATACGCTACCCTTATTAAGTGTTTTTCTTATTATATAAGTTTTCTGTAGGGAGAGGTTTCTGGAAGGAGTCCTCAGTGTCAGTGTCTTATTAACAAGGACCTCAGCTGTATACGGCTGATTTActttaagcaaaaaagaaatcGAAGCTgttgagggaatgactgtttacagTTGCTGTCATGAAAATGATAACAGGGGTACGTCTTGTGGATGTTCTACAATGTTATAAAAAATTGTATGggaatatgtatgtatgtattgtatGTACGGGAGGCACAGTGACTTGGTGGTTAACACCGGGTTTGATTGCTGTCCCTCGGCAAAACTGTGATCTAAGGATCGACGGTTATcctgtgtattttgtattttatattaaagttaCAAGTATACTTTTGCCCAAAGTACATAGTACATGGCTTAACGTTTAATATATTCCACAATGTGGTAGTATGTTAACACAATTCTAAATGTGACTGCAATAAAGACCAACTTACCATAAACCTGTCATACAAACCATAACTCAGGTACAAACctgaaaaataatttcattttctATTCAATTCAGATGGATTAACAGCTCAGACCAGTCCTATTTTGCATGTAGACTAAGGTTTCttcagttcttcagttccttACCTGCCAATAAAGCCAGTATGATGCCTAGCTCATAAAGCAAACTAAATGAATGTGGGGTCCGACTGGAGAggttttcaaaaaaaaatctcatgaaTACTTTTCAGTCATGTATTCCACCATTGTTTTCCATGTACATTGCCTGCTTAAAAAGCAACTTCCAATCAAAATACAGAGCTGAGCAACTTAAGAACTAAAGCTGAACTTTTCAACCTTCCAGATTTTTTAGGCCAAACAAAAATGGGTAGAGAAACCAACAACCGGTTGGTCTCATGCCAGAGGTATGAAGGAATACTGGACAATCACTTACACTACTTTTAAACTACTCCATCATTTCTCCACTAATATAtgaacatatataaatatataaaacacagttaTATAAAGCTACAGTTTTCAGTCATGACCTTTGCTGCTCATTTCTCCAGCACTTGTTTTCCTTTGCTATTGGCTCCAACAGTTTGGAAGCAAACAGTCATTTAGCAGTTTCGTAACGCAGATCAGAGTGCCCGCAAATGTGCCGGAGCTCTGACCAACAGAGAGATTGTGGCTCGAGAAGAATTTACAGCCGCCTGCCATGGAAGGGATTACCCTAGTCCTGCTGTGAGACAGGGAAGGCAGAAGCGTCCAGACCACAGTCCTCAGAACATACAGGCTCTAGCAAATTATAACATATTTGCACAAGAAAAGACGCACCGTTTTAGGAGACCGAACAGGAAAATGTGGTATTTTGATTGAATACATAAATAACTCGTGGACAGAAAGGACATTTGGCCTGACTTGGACTCAACACCGTCCTTGAGGATGTTCCAGCCAGTCCATATTTCGGTTCTTTTCCAGCTTCCAGGATGCTTCAGCCAAGGAAATGAGGCTTCAAAAACAGGAGGACAGTTTTGCCCCTGATTCAAAGGGTTATGGGAGCAAGGATAGTCGCCAAAGGAATAAAGCTAAATATGGAATTGAAAAGGGACATAAGCTGGCTGTACAAACTTTTGGCTATCCACCCTAACTAAAACATAATGCTTAAACACTGTTCTTGTTCCATCCTACTTCAAGGTGAAGTTGGTTAATTAAGGAATGTGGATATGGCAGAAAATCACTAAGGTGGGTGTTCCCTCATGAACACACATACTGTGTGGATGTTACTTTTCCAGGAACATATCCTGCCCCAAAATCACTTGTTCTGTGACGAATCTCACCTGGATACTAATGATTTGTACCCACTTTAATCCTTAAGACTGTCCTATACTCATCCCAGGACTTTTCTTTTCTggccactgtctttttttttatgacataTCAAATGAAAAATGTGAATGCAATTCTAATAAAAGGCCACAGAACTCAGGAAAGAGAAAAGGGGATGGAGACGATCAGGCAATTGAAGCAGACTGAAGTATGAGTCATTGAGTCCGGAATGAGCCGAGATTGCCAGTAACAGATCCATACATGGCTTTTCTCCAGGTTTTGACTCATCCAGAAGTAAGAACGGTAATGCAGAACTGAAATAGTTGTAAATCCATGCAGACTGACATCTTAACCGGAGCAATTTGTGGACATTTAGTCAATTGATTTAATTTACTGAAACAGGTATGAGAGCTTTACAGAATTTAATACCTACTTGTtggtgaaactttttttttttttctttacaaataaataagcgtTTGCAGATTATGTTCTTACTTTCAGTATTCCTCCTGCTCTATCTCCTGTTGATTACAGCGGtttgcataaatatttacacaaaatagCCCATAATATTGAGGTAGGGGTTAGTGAACTAGCTAACTATGGAGAACATTTCGAGGATTTCTTACCTTTAACTTCACCCAGGCCTGTCGACTTTAATGAGGACGATATCCAAGTCAGAGTGATGCCGTCTATGTTTGATGACAGTTAGCAGCGCCAATGGTGACGCAATGGAGAGCTGCAGGTTCGTTACCAGGTGTCATCTAACATGTCTGAATGGTAGGTAAAATGCAATTAATTATTCTTCCTGATTTAAAAGCTCAGACTGTTCACATTCTTGATCAGTCTGAGGTAGCGACATTCAGGTAAGTCTTCTGAAAAGTGCCTGTCATGTAACTTGAGCAAACTCCACCCATTTTTTTAGTGAACCAAGCAACCATTGGGAAAAGGGATTTAGTGTCAGGGAAGACGACAAATGTTTACTACAAATGAGCTGCTACTGTAGAGAAAGACCCATCCCCTAGGATGAAGCAAATATTCTCTTAAGATTTGACATcgacatttatggcatttggcagacgcctatatccagagcgacttacactaatctcattttttatacaactgagcaattgagggtttgGGCCTTGcccaggggcccagcagtggcaacttgctGGTCCCGGGAGTCAAactccaatcagtagtccaacgccctaaccactgagctaccagaCAAAGGACCTAACAAAGGACAGGtcataaaaaaaatcccccaGATGTGATGTCCCTAACACTGAAGCTCTGAAGCACCAGTTTTGTTTTCAGAAGCTTTTTAAAACCTGAGGGATGATAGCAGAACCATGCACATGGTAATTCACATAGTTGCCGCTGGATGATGATGGCAGGGGGACAGACCTCTTCTACAAAATCCTACTGAGCAATAAGAACAGGATGTTCTGCATGAAGGAAGCAAAGCATACACTGCTGTGGGTCATCAAACCCCGAATAGACAGGAGGCCACTGGGAGAGCCAGCAGAAAGTAATTTGTCATCGGTAGTTCATAAACCTGTCAGAGGGCCCAAAAGAAGCATGCATAAAGAAGACTCACTTCTACTCGTCCTGAATAtggtaaatatttaaacatactgtaaaacATACTGATAAAGATTCAGGTAATATTTGTTTAGCAAACCTGCGGGCTTCAACAGAATGTGCTCATTTACAAAGACAGCTGTctacactggaaaaaaaaagtattaaggGCTAAATTACTGCAAACACTGCAGGAGTACAATGGACTGCCAATTCCAAAAATCGCACACATCAGTATTCAGGCCTAAGATGTAACTACAGACTTAAAACAAGTTCAGTCACAGTTCTTAACTTGAGCAAGGAGCATTATTAATtccagtgccacaggctgacaGTTTGATGTAACCACAATATGTCATAGAGAAATTTATATTTCATGCCGTAAATATGATGCAAAGGACGGATAAAGTTTGCTCAGACCTTAACCAGACACACTGCTTATTTAgaggacagattttttttatagatctaattaaaaagaatgaaattaaAGTGAGCTGAAGCAGAGTGCTAGGTCAGCTTGTCCTTCAAATCAGGGGCACATtttctttacagaaaaaaaatcaaaactgtgTGATACAATATCTGATAACTTTTGCACGTTACAATTTCATGAACTTGAATTATATATTTGGTGGCTTTgttaaattatacacacacacacacacacaattgtcaATACACTAGACTTCATATTAttctagattattattattattcttttttttttttttaaaaaaacagctctTGCTTTTGagagtgctatacaaataaaactgaaatgaactgaTAAACTGCAGTTTGTTCAGTCCGCATTTTCTATCCATGATTTTTTCCCCCGAGTTTACAATTCAGTGCTTGTGTTTAAAGGACAGCTACAGAAAAATCTGGCAATCTCAGAGACATGAACTTCACagaagtgtttttattaaaacgACTTGCGTTGCTGCATCACCTGACTCGATACCCCGATGCAGATTCGATACAGAATAGAatttttgtgcaaaaaaaaaaagtgcgtTTAATTGATTGCGTCCATCAAACCTTGTGTAATATACTAattagacacacagacacatgatgTGATGATATTGCAAAAAGGCAGAATAAAGCAGTTTCAATGATTACaaaatgatttattgatttttatctAAATTTCTGTGTAATCTCAAAAAATATCTGCAAAATTCATGTACAAAAgtagaagttaaaaaaaaaaaaaaaaaaccgaacAAAAAGTGGCATCTAATCAAAATGAATCAtagaagaatttttttaaattatgaacAGGTACAAAATATACATTTCTGGTCCAATAATCTTCATCCACAATAGCCCATGGATTTTAAAGTTAGACCTGTCTAGACCTCCTGTAGATCTGTCATGCAGTCCACTTCATACCTATTTAAATGAAcgacatattaaatatatttttaacatatAATTCCTATTCATTTCCCCTTCTGATCGAAATggcataaataaaacattatcaaATAGCAGCATGGTGAACGGGTATTAATAGGTATATAGGAAACGAATCTCTGATCAAGTACGACGAAATGCTTTCTACATTAACATGAACGTTTTTACAATAACGCTACGATgcttccagaaaaaaagaattgtcaTTATGACTAATCAGACAGACTTCAGTGTGTCATTGGGATTAGTATTAAATATGAAAATCTACAacaaaaacccccaaaaaatcAAATCTCTCATCCAAATGAAATTTAGAATTTCATGAGAATGTGTTACAACAGAAAAATCCCTTCAGAAATACTGATTGATTAGGAAGTCTACAGATTTATGTGaatgatatacagtatgttgcTCTTAACAGAACTTCCCCCTAATTCCATAATGAAAATCCAAATGATTGGCACAGACTGAAAGCAGCATGTGActatgaacaaaaataaataaccgTGTTGCCGCAATACACTTTAGCAAATGAGTTAGCATGCGAGGTGAAATTTGGCTATGGGACAATTCCTCCaaacaaaagggaaaagagCTTCTAGGGCTCTTGAGGAGGGGAAGCCGATGCCTGGATGGTGCCTAGTCTTCCGTTGACTTTAACTGTTTTTGTTGACACTGGgacctgagaaaaaaaaaaacacagcaaacacTGAATTAGCAAAAAAACCTCTGATGAACCTCTGACGTAATCTATGTTTGTAAAGACTGTTTGCTTTTATTAATCTGCCTCAGTTAATTTTCTGAGTAAGAGTATTACACTGCTTGCTATATTATctttttatactgtatgtagcaAAGCAAGGAGTCTCATCAAACCATGAAAGGTAAAGCTGTAAAGTTTTCAGGACAAATGGCTTCACACTTGTTTGGCAACATgaagatggaaagaaaaatacatacatacatatgcacatactctatgtatgtatatgtatctaTTGATCATCTGCTGATATCAGGAAATATCTGCTGATATCAGGAAATCTCTTGTATCACAGATCTTCCACAATATTAACAATAACCATAAATggatacaaaataaaataatagtattatttttttatccattgtACTTATGTCATTATTAAAACGACATGCAGAAACGCTTCACCCACTCATCTTATTGATTTAAAACATCTTGAATCTCGTTACTCTACTATTTCCTCTTAAAAGATCACCAGAAACCAAATCTTTTTAACTTTCTTGTTCTGTTGGCAgattgtttttaatattgtgaAGAATGAATTCCTAGAGAGTAGCAAACTTATCTGGCAAAAGAATACaaaaatttaagaaaaatgGATAAATATTTCTAGTAATATGTTGACTAATCCTATAATAAGAAATTGTAGACGAATTGGAAGTAGGAATTTACGCCCTTTTCTAGTCGTATTAGTGCTACTTCCACTTGAGCTATTCTTACTTTCCGAAGGCGCTCAGCCCCAGCTCCAGAGCGGATGGCCTCCAGCAGTGCCTCTCGGGCAGACTCCGGGTTTCCCCCTGCAGGCAGCACTACAGCTGGCTTAGACAACGACAAGgtaggaggaggtggtggtggtgtaaaggttggtggtggtggtggtggtgtaaagcttggtggtggtggtggtgtaaagcttggtggtggtggtgtaaagGTTGGTGGATTTGCGAAGGCAGGAGAAATTGTGGGACTTGTACGTCTCTGGCTGGCCCTGTTCTCCTCAAACTTTCTGAACTGCTCCAGCTCTGCGGCGGCTGACGAGCTCGTCTGTGGAAGTCACAGTGAATAGTTAGGAATTTTGTCAAATGGAATTTTTGACAAGTAAATTCATTCAACTTGCCTTCTTGAGTCTTGCTGAATTGTTCTCAGCTCGGAGGGCCGACAGGAGGGCAGATCGTTCGTTTTCCGGCTCCGTGTATGACGGCTTCTTCAGGGTGCCTGGTCTGGAAGAATCGGATACCTGGAtgcaaaaaaaggaaaggtgtgtaaagcttttttttaacattaaacaaaTGTATTATAGGTTAGGCTTTGAGGGATTCATCAATATGATATTTGGGATATCCAATTCTGTGCTCTAATTATAAAGCCCAAGCCTAGAAAacataaactaaactaaatataTCGTGTCACCCCAAATTGATTAACACTAAGTAAGTTTCTCATTATTGTATCAGTTTCGACAACTCACACTTGGTCTGAGAAAAAAGGGCTTATTGATGCATGCCTATGTTTAATAATACGTATTATTTTTTGATGCTAGGCACTTTTAGAACCTGCAATCAGGAATATGTGGTGAAAGTTGTGAATGTAATGAACTGTTTTCTAGGTTAGTAAttaagtgtacatttatttatttatttttaacaaccACATTTAAAGCAATTACAAGCTGAAATATACTTGTCATTTATCTTGCGGTTATTGCATAACTGACTAAAGGGAATAGAAAAAGTTATTTCCTATTTTGGATACTTCACCTTTTTGAGACGTTCCATTCCATGTCCTGATTGAATTGCCTCCATGAGTGAACTGTGAAGGGAAGTCTCCTTCTCCACTGACTTCGGGACCACAGGCTTAAACTTTTTGACTGGCCCAAATGGACTTGGCTGGAGACCAAGACTGTGTAACTCCGGTTTCTTTGCTACTGCAGGACGGgtagtgtgtactgtactgtttaGGGGCAAAGGGTATCCAGGGGCCTTTTTAATGTATATGTCCTCTTTAGTTGAGGTCCGAGTGGGTTCAGAGCATGTAGCAATTCGTGCTTGCTGTTGAGGCTGGCTATTTCCTGGGCTGGAATTCAGAGCTTTAGTGCTTGATACATCTGTACCAATGATTTGTGCTTCCCTGGAGACTTCCTGCTTCTCTGCAGGATAACTCAGGTAAGGTTTGGCAGCAGCAAGAAAAGGCACAGAGTTTTCCTTCAGGGTTGAAGCCTTTTGGTTCGATACTGCTTGCATGGGTCTTGGGTCACTCTTGAAGGCTTGGCTACTTAATTCTGTATGTCCAGCAGGCATTGATCCAGGAAGCTCCTGAACTCCATCTACCTTGCTTGAGGAATTCCCTGTGTACTTAGTAATAGCCGAAGCCACATAATGACTTGACGTTCTTCTGGAAGGTTTGAGGAAAGAAAGGTTCTTCCTGTGCTCTGAGAAAAAGATATTTTCAGCAGGATCTGAAACAGCAAGCTTTTTCATTACTGCAGATGCAAGATTAGTGCTTGGCCCATTGACCTGTTTTGGTGGTTCGGTAACACTTGCTTTTTCTGCAGGTTGTGACGGTACTGTTACAGGTAATGGTTTGGGGGTTTCAACATCTCCAGTCCTTATAGAAGCTCTTTTATAGGCAGTAGGTGCTGAATCATCCTTGCTAGTTGAGCTCCAGAAGGCCTTAGCTTTGTCCAGTAGTGGAGAATCTCGGTCATCACTTGCCTCCTCAAGGCGATCAGATTTGTCTTGAGTGTCTCTTGGTGTGACCATGTTACCCAACTCATCAATTTTTATGGCACCTGTACGCAACGAGCCTTCTGACTTGATGTGATTTTGGGACCCAACCGGTTTGGTAGGGACAATGGTAAAAGTCTTTAAGCCGAATCTAGACATAGTGTTCTGGCTGATCATGTTTTGTGCTTTAATAGACGATGCTCTCTCCACTTCTGTGTTTTCCTTGTGATGGTTCTGTACTGTTGATGCAGGCCAAAGTCTGCTTTCAGGAACATTCTGTGCACTCCGGGTAACAGTAGTTATTGCAGGACTTTGAGAAGTTTCTGGTAGCTTCCTTTTATCCGGTTCAACTTTACCTTTAATCCCAGGGCTCAGAGCGACCTTCTCTGTTTGCTCCTTCTTGTCACCTGACTGAATCGGATCTGCTTGGGATGGACTTGCTTTCTTTGACATGCGAACTTTGTTGTTTTGGTACTGAAGATCTAAGATTTGCTTGTTTGAGCCATCCTGTTTGACCTGGTTACCACGCAATATTTCTGCCTCATAAGCACTCGAGCTGGTTGGATTATTATCGATGACTTCGTCGATGGCTGTTACCGGAA
The nucleotide sequence above comes from Hemibagrus wyckioides isolate EC202008001 linkage group LG01, SWU_Hwy_1.0, whole genome shotgun sequence. Encoded proteins:
- the cobl gene encoding protein cordon-bleu isoform X10, whose translation is MKARAPPPPAAPQPAPRKIFRNAIPDGGAAPDTKENVIQSTVDLQITLPNGYGTLVTVDGRKALMDMLVDLCAQYHLNPAEHTLELASAEGQPVSFKPNTVLGTLHVSRALIKHRTQEERLPRKPAPKVPEQEEPAAPKHTRAKKTVRLVVNYHRGQKAVVRVNPLVPLQSLVPVICQKCEFNPARVLLLRDAVSHHELDLRKSLTELEIRELYVLDQTLVLQPKMVSAPVLNFSAESLNSDTQSASAGEKKGLLGLFKFSRRKSKTEEFIDDMDQHNTHTNINGLSPVTGVCVEARPNTLGQSQSAMNLSRLSPKTEPKKRRAPAPPHPLAPMLMDTQMQLQCRPAPVAQTKPGSPSQLKKRKAPPPPPSVHPTTSSSPALVVAAAQVPNTMAASDDSMSDLSHSIEDSEPAASICSSSSSDDAAESSSLAEETMAEPAIELATGLPSKVEPVPKLNQQPARRSFVKRDPEEMESALELKMEEVDNSRHSAIVWLHVAEQEAETVSMCSSESLADQGYAPSEGMADSPSTSPEDTVSLGPDPSLSPTQPQEDCDSDEGCATWGSRHSGNMRPGDQSVKRNDTEITAQIHLTLADLDADLADEVNQSDHASVYADDEIPVSVVDMDIPVTAIDEVIDNNPTSSSAYEAEILRGNQVKQDGSNKQILDLQYQNNKVRMSKKASPSQADPIQSGDKKEQTEKVALSPGIKGKVEPDKRKLPETSQSPAITTVTRSAQNVPESRLWPASTVQNHHKENTEVERASSIKAQNMISQNTMSRFGLKTFTIVPTKPVGSQNHIKSEGSLRTGAIKIDELGNMVTPRDTQDKSDRLEEASDDRDSPLLDKAKAFWSSTSKDDSAPTAYKRASIRTGDVETPKPLPVTVPSQPAEKASVTEPPKQVNGPSTNLASAVMKKLAVSDPAENIFFSEHRKNLSFLKPSRRTSSHYVASAITKYTGNSSSKVDGVQELPGSMPAGHTELSSQAFKSDPRPMQAVSNQKASTLKENSVPFLAAAKPYLSYPAEKQEVSREAQIIGTDVSSTKALNSSPGNSQPQQQARIATCSEPTRTSTKEDIYIKKAPGYPLPLNSTVHTTRPAVAKKPELHSLGLQPSPFGPVKKFKPVVPKSVEKETSLHSSLMEAIQSGHGMERLKKVSDSSRPGTLKKPSYTEPENERSALLSALRAENNSARLKKTSSSAAAELEQFRKFEENRASQRRTSPTISPAFANPPTFTPPPPSFTPPPPPSFTPPPPPPTFTPPPPPPTLSLSKPAVVLPAGGNPESAREALLEAIRSGAGAERLRKVPVSTKTVKVNGRLGTIQASASPPQEP
- the cobl gene encoding protein cordon-bleu isoform X15 — translated: MPSNADGLSENSDFSAVTRKMKARAPPPPAAPQPAPRKIFRNAIPDGGAAPDTKENVIQSTVDLQITLPNGYGTLVTVDGRKALMDMLVDLCAQYHLNPAEHTLELASAEGQPVSFKPNTVLGTLHVSRALIKHRTQEERLPRKPAPKVPEQEEPAAPKHTRAKKTVRLVVNYHRGQKAVVRVNPLVPLQSLVPVICQKCEFNPARVLLLRDAVSHHELDLRKSLTELEIRELYVLDQTLVLQPKMVSAPVLNFSAESLNSDTQSASAGEKKGLLGLFKFSRRKSKTKPGSPSQLKKRKAPPPPPSVHPTTSSSPALVVAAAQVPNTMAASDDSMSDLSHSIEDSEPAASICSSSSSDDAAESSSLAEETMAEPAIELATGLPSKVEPVPKLNQQPARRSFVKRDPEEMESALELKMEEVDNSRHSAIVWLHVAEQEAETVSMCSSESLADQGYAPSEGMADSPSTSPEDTVSLGPDPSLSPTQPQEDCDSDEGCATWGSRHSGNMRPGDQSVKRNDTEITAQIHLTLADLDADLADEVNQSDHASVYADDEIPVSVVDMDIPVTAIDEVIDNNPTSSSAYEAEILRGNQVKQDGSNKQILDLQYQNNKVRMSKKASPSQADPIQSGDKKEQTEKVALSPGIKGKVEPDKRKLPETSQSPAITTVTRSAQNVPESRLWPASTVQNHHKENTEVERASSIKAQNMISQNTMSRFGLKTFTIVPTKPVGSQNHIKSEGSLRTGAIKIDELGNMVTPRDTQDKSDRLEEASDDRDSPLLDKAKAFWSSTSKDDSAPTAYKRASIRTGDVETPKPLPVTVPSQPAEKASVTEPPKQVNGPSTNLASAVMKKLAVSDPAENIFFSEHRKNLSFLKPSRRTSSHYVASAITKYTGNSSSKVDGVQELPGSMPAGHTELSSQAFKSDPRPMQAVSNQKASTLKENSVPFLAAAKPYLSYPAEKQEVSREAQIIGTDVSSTKALNSSPGNSQPQQQARIATCSEPTRTSTKEDIYIKKAPGYPLPLNSTVHTTRPAVAKKPELHSLGLQPSPFGPVKKFKPVVPKSVEKETSLHSSLMEAIQSGHGMERLKKVSDSSRPGTLKKPSYTEPENERSALLSALRAENNSARLKKTSSSAAAELEQFRKFEENRASQRRTSPTISPAFANPPTFTPPPPSFTPPPPPSFTPPPPPPTFTPPPPPPTLSLSKPAVVLPAGGNPESAREALLEAIRSGAGAERLRKVPVSTKTVKVNGRLGTIQASASPPQEP
- the cobl gene encoding protein cordon-bleu isoform X11 encodes the protein MPSNADGLSENSDFSAVTRKMKARAPPPPAAPQPAPRKIFRNAIPDGGAAPDTKENVIQSTVDLQITLPNGYGTLVTVDGRKALMDMLVDLCAQYHLNPAEHTLELASAEGQPVSFKPNTVLGTLHVSRALIKHRTQEERLPRKPAPKVPEKTVRLVVNYHRGQKAVVRVNPLVPLQSLVPVICQKCEFNPARVLLLRDAVSHHELDLRKSLTELEIRELYVLDQTLVLQPKMVSAPVLNFSAESLNSDTQSASAGEKKGLLGLFKFSRRKSKGLSPVTGVCVEARPNTLGQSQSAMNLSRLSPKTEPKKRRAPAPPHPLAPMLMDTQMQLQCRPAPVAQTKPGSPSQLKKRKAPPPPPSVHPTTSSSPALVVAAAQVPNTMAASDDSMSDLSHSIEDSEPAASICSSSSSDDAAESSSLAEETMAEPAIELATGLPSKVEPVPKLNQQPARRSFVKRDPEEMESALELKMEEVDNSRHSAIVWLHVAEQEAETVSMCSSESLADQGYAPSEGMADSPSTSPEDTVSLGPDPSLSPTQPQEDCDSDEGCATWGSRHSGNMRPGDQSVKRNDTEITAQIHLTLADLDADLADEVNQSDHASVYADDEIPVSVVDMDIPVTAIDEVIDNNPTSSSAYEAEILRGNQVKQDGSNKQILDLQYQNNKVRMSKKASPSQADPIQSGDKKEQTEKVALSPGIKGKVEPDKRKLPETSQSPAITTVTRSAQNVPESRLWPASTVQNHHKENTEVERASSIKAQNMISQNTMSRFGLKTFTIVPTKPVGSQNHIKSEGSLRTGAIKIDELGNMVTPRDTQDKSDRLEEASDDRDSPLLDKAKAFWSSTSKDDSAPTAYKRASIRTGDVETPKPLPVTVPSQPAEKASVTEPPKQVNGPSTNLASAVMKKLAVSDPAENIFFSEHRKNLSFLKPSRRTSSHYVASAITKYTGNSSSKVDGVQELPGSMPAGHTELSSQAFKSDPRPMQAVSNQKASTLKENSVPFLAAAKPYLSYPAEKQEVSREAQIIGTDVSSTKALNSSPGNSQPQQQARIATCSEPTRTSTKEDIYIKKAPGYPLPLNSTVHTTRPAVAKKPELHSLGLQPSPFGPVKKFKPVVPKSVEKETSLHSSLMEAIQSGHGMERLKKVSDSSRPGTLKKPSYTEPENERSALLSALRAENNSARLKKTSSSAAAELEQFRKFEENRASQRRTSPTISPAFANPPTFTPPPPSFTPPPPPSFTPPPPPPTFTPPPPPPTLSLSKPAVVLPAGGNPESAREALLEAIRSGAGAERLRKVPVSTKTVKVNGRLGTIQASASPPQEP
- the cobl gene encoding protein cordon-bleu isoform X3, with the protein product MPSNADGLSENSDFSAVTRKMKARAPPPPAAPQPAPRKIFRNAIPDGGAAPDTKENVIQSTVDLQITLPNGYGTLVTVDGRKALMDMLVDLCAQYHLNPAEHTLELASAEGQPVSFKPNTVLGTLHVSRALIKHRTQEERLPRKPAPKVPEQEEPAAPKHTRAKKTVRLVVNYHRGQKAVVRVNPLVPLQSLVPVICQKCEFNPARVLLLRDAVSHHELDLRKSLTELEIRELYVLDQTLVLQPKMVSAPVLNFSESLNSDTQSASAGEKKGLLGLFKFSRRKSKTEEFIDDMDQHNTHTNINGLSPVTGVCVEARPNTLGQSQSAMNLSRLSPKTEPKKRRAPAPPHPLAPMLMDTQMQLQCRPAPVAQTKPGSPSQLKKRKAPPPPPSVHPTTSSSPALVVAAAQVPNTMAASDDSMSDLSHSIEDSEPAASICSSSSSDDAAESSSLAEETMAEPAIELATGLPSKVEPVPKLNQQPARRSFVKRDPEEMESALELKMEEVDNSRHSAIVWLHVAEQEAETVSMCSSESLADQGYAPSEGMADSPSTSPEDTVSLGPDPSLSPTQPQEDCDSDEGCATWGSRHSGNMRPGDQSVKRNDTEITAQIHLTLADLDADLADEVNQSDHASVYADDEIPVSVVDMDIPVTAIDEVIDNNPTSSSAYEAEILRGNQVKQDGSNKQILDLQYQNNKVRMSKKASPSQADPIQSGDKKEQTEKVALSPGIKGKVEPDKRKLPETSQSPAITTVTRSAQNVPESRLWPASTVQNHHKENTEVERASSIKAQNMISQNTMSRFGLKTFTIVPTKPVGSQNHIKSEGSLRTGAIKIDELGNMVTPRDTQDKSDRLEEASDDRDSPLLDKAKAFWSSTSKDDSAPTAYKRASIRTGDVETPKPLPVTVPSQPAEKASVTEPPKQVNGPSTNLASAVMKKLAVSDPAENIFFSEHRKNLSFLKPSRRTSSHYVASAITKYTGNSSSKVDGVQELPGSMPAGHTELSSQAFKSDPRPMQAVSNQKASTLKENSVPFLAAAKPYLSYPAEKQEVSREAQIIGTDVSSTKALNSSPGNSQPQQQARIATCSEPTRTSTKEDIYIKKAPGYPLPLNSTVHTTRPAVAKKPELHSLGLQPSPFGPVKKFKPVVPKSVEKETSLHSSLMEAIQSGHGMERLKKVSDSSRPGTLKKPSYTEPENERSALLSALRAENNSARLKKTSSSAAAELEQFRKFEENRASQRRTSPTISPAFANPPTFTPPPPSFTPPPPPSFTPPPPPPTFTPPPPPPTLSLSKPAVVLPAGGNPESAREALLEAIRSGAGAERLRKVPVSTKTVKVNGRLGTIQASASPPQEP